The Bubalus bubalis isolate 160015118507 breed Murrah chromosome 18, NDDB_SH_1, whole genome shotgun sequence genome contains a region encoding:
- the LOC102410451 gene encoding cationic amino acid transporter 3 isoform X2 — translation MRCQDLHQFGQKLVRRRPLESTEDSESPAAPLNTVKLVAFGVASTLGAGVYILVGEVAMFIAGPAIVISFLVAAVSSVLSGLCYAEFGTRVSWTGSAYLYSYISVGELWAFVTAWNLILSYVVVTGSVARAWSIAFDSLIGNHIFQALEGTFSPYMPYYLTKYPDFVALSLVLLLTGVLVLGARESVLVGKISTGINLLVLSFIIVSGFIKGDLHNWKLTEQDYTLNTSESGDIYSLGPLGSGGFVPFNYDGILHGAALCFYSFVGFDDIVTKGEEAPNPHRSIPISIMSTVFICFLAYFGVSATLTLMVPYYQIQPDSPFPQAFLHVGWGPARYVVAVGILCFLLYRLQSSLFPVPQVIQEMAEDGLLFRGLARTHARMKTPIMATVSSGILAGIMALLFEFSNLVDLMSIGHLLVYSLVAFFVLVLRYQPDWNLSKNENTEDKVQMKPLVKENPLDSEPEAGSSKTLKVLWLPVSTTPTQKSAQIVYGCAFLLVLLLTILSLILAQWPSQVFSGDPVLTTVAVLLLLLTTGVTVIIWRQPQDPSPLPFRDFSYTLDTGSNTAWQGTIINSHQPPASTSQTLDKNTPGVESS, via the exons ATGCGGTGTCAGGATCTCCACCAGTTTGGTCAGAAGCTGGTCCGCAGGCGGCCCCTAGAGTCCACCGAGGATTCTGAGAGTCCCGCGGCTCCTCTGAACACCGTGAAGCTGGTGGCCTTCGGTGTGGCCAGCACCCTGGGGGCCGGCGTGTACATCCTGGTGGGAGAAGTGGCCATGTTCATCGCTGGACCAGCGATTGTCATCTCCTTCTTGGTGGCTGCTGTGTCTTCTGTGTTGTCTGGGCTCTGCTATGCCGAGTTTGGGACACGTGTCTCATGGACCGGTTCTGCGTATCTCTACAGCTACATCAGTGTGGGAGAACTGTGGGCTTTCGTCACTGCCTGGAACCTCATACTGTCCTATGTCGTTG TCACAGGCAGCGTGGCCAGGGCCTGGAGCATCGCCTTCGACAGCCTGATTGGAAACCACATCTTTCAGGCCTTAGAGGGAACTTTCTCTCCATATATGCCCTACTATCTGACCAAGTATCCAGACTTTGTCGCCCTGTCCCTGGTGCTGTTGCTCACAG GAGTACTGGTTCTGGGAGCTCGTGAGTCAGTCCTGGTTGGAAAAATATCCACAGGCATCAACCTTTTGGTTCTCAGCTTCATCATCGTCTCTGGCTTCATTAAGGGAGACCTGCACAACTGGAAGCTCACGGAACAGGACTACACATTGAACACGTCTGAATCCGGTGACATCTATAG CTTGGGCCCTCTGGGTTCTGGAGGGTTTGTGCCCTTCAACTatgatggaattctccatggaGCAGCTCTATGTTTCTACTCGTTTGTGGGTTTTGATGACATTGTCACTAAAG GGGAAGAAGCCCCAAATCCTCATCGCTCCATCCCCATCAGCATCATGTCCACGGTCTTCATCTGCTTTTTGGCATATTTTGGTGTCTCGGCGACTCTCACCCTCATGGTGCCCTACTACCAGATTCAGCCTGACAGCCCCTTTCCGCAGGCTTTCCTCCATGTTGGGTGGGGCCCTGCCAGATATGTCGTGGCTGTTGgcatcctctgttttcttttatacAG ACTGCAGAGCTCCTTGTTCCCCGTGCCTCAGGTGATCCAAGAAATGGCAGAGGACGGGCTCCTATTCCGAGGACTTGCCCGGACCCATGCCCGCATGAAGACCCCCATCATGGCCACCGTGTCCTCTGGAATTCTTGCAG GGATCATGGCATTGCTCTTTGAGTTCAGTAATCTGGTGGACCTCATGTCGATTGGACACCTGCTGGTTTACTCCTTGGTGGCGTTTTTTGTCCTTGTCCTCAG GTACCAGCCAGACTGGAATTTAAGCAAGAATGAGAATACAGAAGACAAAGTTCAGATGAAGCCTCTAGTCAAGGAAAATCCTTTGGACTCTGAACCTGAAGCAGGGAGCTCAAAGACTCTAAAGGTTCTGTGGTTGCCTGTCagcaccacccccacccagaAATCTGCCCAGATTGTCTATGGATGTGCCTTCCTGCTTG TTCTTCTGCTGACCATCCTGAGCCTGATCCTGGCCCAGTGGCCCAGCCAGGTGTTCTCTGGAGACCCCGTGCTCACAACagtggctgtgctgctgctgctgctcaccaCTGGGGTCACGGTCATCATCTGGAGGCAGCCCCAGGACCCCTCTCCTCTTCCATTCAGG GATTTCTCATATACTTTGGATACGGGATCCAACACAGCCTGGCAGGGAACAATCATCAACAGCCACCAGCCACCAGCCTCCACCTCCCAGACTCTTGACAAAAACACCCCCGGTGTTGAGTCATCTTAA
- the LOC102410451 gene encoding cationic amino acid transporter 3 isoform X1 — protein sequence MRCQDLHQFGQKLVRRRPLESTEDSESPAAPLNTVKLVAFGVASTLGAGVYILVGEVAMFIAGPAIVISFLVAAVSSVLSGLCYAEFGTRVSWTGSAYLYSYISVGELWAFVTAWNLILSYVVVTGSVARAWSIAFDSLIGNHIFQALEGTFSPYMPYYLTKYPDFVALSLVLLLTGVLVLGARESVLVGKISTGINLLVLSFIIVSGFIKGDLHNWKLTEQDYTLNTSESGDIYSLGPLGSGGFVPFNYDGILHGAALCFYSFVGFDDIVTKGEEAPNPHRSIPISIMSTVFICFLAYFGVSATLTLMVPYYQIQPDSPFPQAFLHVGWGPARYVVAVGILCFLLYRLQSSLFPVPQVIQEMAEDGLLFRGLARTHARMKTPIMATVSSGILAGIMALLFEFSNLVDLMSIGHLLVYSLVAFFVLVLRYQPDWNLSKNENTEDKVQMKPLVKENPLDSEPEAGSSKTLKVLWLPVSTTPTQKSAQIVYGCAFLLVLLLTILSLILAQWPSQVFSGDPVLTTVAVLLLLLTTGVTVIIWRQPQDPSPLPFRVPALPVLPLVSIFVNVYLMMQTTSGTWALFGIWNAIGFLIYFGYGIQHSLAGNNHQQPPATSLHLPDS from the exons ATGCGGTGTCAGGATCTCCACCAGTTTGGTCAGAAGCTGGTCCGCAGGCGGCCCCTAGAGTCCACCGAGGATTCTGAGAGTCCCGCGGCTCCTCTGAACACCGTGAAGCTGGTGGCCTTCGGTGTGGCCAGCACCCTGGGGGCCGGCGTGTACATCCTGGTGGGAGAAGTGGCCATGTTCATCGCTGGACCAGCGATTGTCATCTCCTTCTTGGTGGCTGCTGTGTCTTCTGTGTTGTCTGGGCTCTGCTATGCCGAGTTTGGGACACGTGTCTCATGGACCGGTTCTGCGTATCTCTACAGCTACATCAGTGTGGGAGAACTGTGGGCTTTCGTCACTGCCTGGAACCTCATACTGTCCTATGTCGTTG TCACAGGCAGCGTGGCCAGGGCCTGGAGCATCGCCTTCGACAGCCTGATTGGAAACCACATCTTTCAGGCCTTAGAGGGAACTTTCTCTCCATATATGCCCTACTATCTGACCAAGTATCCAGACTTTGTCGCCCTGTCCCTGGTGCTGTTGCTCACAG GAGTACTGGTTCTGGGAGCTCGTGAGTCAGTCCTGGTTGGAAAAATATCCACAGGCATCAACCTTTTGGTTCTCAGCTTCATCATCGTCTCTGGCTTCATTAAGGGAGACCTGCACAACTGGAAGCTCACGGAACAGGACTACACATTGAACACGTCTGAATCCGGTGACATCTATAG CTTGGGCCCTCTGGGTTCTGGAGGGTTTGTGCCCTTCAACTatgatggaattctccatggaGCAGCTCTATGTTTCTACTCGTTTGTGGGTTTTGATGACATTGTCACTAAAG GGGAAGAAGCCCCAAATCCTCATCGCTCCATCCCCATCAGCATCATGTCCACGGTCTTCATCTGCTTTTTGGCATATTTTGGTGTCTCGGCGACTCTCACCCTCATGGTGCCCTACTACCAGATTCAGCCTGACAGCCCCTTTCCGCAGGCTTTCCTCCATGTTGGGTGGGGCCCTGCCAGATATGTCGTGGCTGTTGgcatcctctgttttcttttatacAG ACTGCAGAGCTCCTTGTTCCCCGTGCCTCAGGTGATCCAAGAAATGGCAGAGGACGGGCTCCTATTCCGAGGACTTGCCCGGACCCATGCCCGCATGAAGACCCCCATCATGGCCACCGTGTCCTCTGGAATTCTTGCAG GGATCATGGCATTGCTCTTTGAGTTCAGTAATCTGGTGGACCTCATGTCGATTGGACACCTGCTGGTTTACTCCTTGGTGGCGTTTTTTGTCCTTGTCCTCAG GTACCAGCCAGACTGGAATTTAAGCAAGAATGAGAATACAGAAGACAAAGTTCAGATGAAGCCTCTAGTCAAGGAAAATCCTTTGGACTCTGAACCTGAAGCAGGGAGCTCAAAGACTCTAAAGGTTCTGTGGTTGCCTGTCagcaccacccccacccagaAATCTGCCCAGATTGTCTATGGATGTGCCTTCCTGCTTG TTCTTCTGCTGACCATCCTGAGCCTGATCCTGGCCCAGTGGCCCAGCCAGGTGTTCTCTGGAGACCCCGTGCTCACAACagtggctgtgctgctgctgctgctcaccaCTGGGGTCACGGTCATCATCTGGAGGCAGCCCCAGGACCCCTCTCCTCTTCCATTCAGG GTCCCTGCTCTGCCTGTCCTCCCACTGGTCAGCATCTTCGTGAATGTTTACCTGATGATGCAGACGACCTCTGGGACCTGGGCCCTGTTTGGCATCTGGAATGCCATTG GATTTCTCATATACTTTGGATACGGGATCCAACACAGCCTGGCAGGGAACAATCATCAACAGCCACCAGCCACCAGCCTCCACCTCCCAGACTCTTGA
- the LOC102410451 gene encoding cationic amino acid transporter 3 isoform X3, with protein MRCQDLHQFGQKLVRRRPLESTEDSESPAAPLNTVKLVAFGVASTLGAGVYILVGEVAMFIAGPAIVISFLVAAVSSVLSGLCYAEFGTRVSWTGSAYLYSYISVGELWAFVTAWNLILSYVVVTGSVARAWSIAFDSLIGNHIFQALEGTFSPYMPYYLTKYPDFVALSLVLLLTGVLVLGARESVLVGKISTGINLLVLSFIIVSGFIKGDLHNWKLTEQDYTLNTSESGDIYSLGPLGSGGFVPFNYDGILHGAALCFYSFVGFDDIVTKGEEAPNPHRSIPISIMSTVFICFLAYFGVSATLTLMVPYYQIQPDSPFPQAFLHVGWGPARYVVAVGILCFLLYRLQSSLFPVPQVIQEMAEDGLLFRGLARTHARMKTPIMATVSSGILAGIMALLFEFSNLVDLMSIGHLLVYSLVAFFVLVLRYQPDWNLSKNENTEDKVQMKPLVKENPLDSEPEAGSSKTLKVLWLPVSTTPTQKSAQIVYGCAFLLACSP; from the exons ATGCGGTGTCAGGATCTCCACCAGTTTGGTCAGAAGCTGGTCCGCAGGCGGCCCCTAGAGTCCACCGAGGATTCTGAGAGTCCCGCGGCTCCTCTGAACACCGTGAAGCTGGTGGCCTTCGGTGTGGCCAGCACCCTGGGGGCCGGCGTGTACATCCTGGTGGGAGAAGTGGCCATGTTCATCGCTGGACCAGCGATTGTCATCTCCTTCTTGGTGGCTGCTGTGTCTTCTGTGTTGTCTGGGCTCTGCTATGCCGAGTTTGGGACACGTGTCTCATGGACCGGTTCTGCGTATCTCTACAGCTACATCAGTGTGGGAGAACTGTGGGCTTTCGTCACTGCCTGGAACCTCATACTGTCCTATGTCGTTG TCACAGGCAGCGTGGCCAGGGCCTGGAGCATCGCCTTCGACAGCCTGATTGGAAACCACATCTTTCAGGCCTTAGAGGGAACTTTCTCTCCATATATGCCCTACTATCTGACCAAGTATCCAGACTTTGTCGCCCTGTCCCTGGTGCTGTTGCTCACAG GAGTACTGGTTCTGGGAGCTCGTGAGTCAGTCCTGGTTGGAAAAATATCCACAGGCATCAACCTTTTGGTTCTCAGCTTCATCATCGTCTCTGGCTTCATTAAGGGAGACCTGCACAACTGGAAGCTCACGGAACAGGACTACACATTGAACACGTCTGAATCCGGTGACATCTATAG CTTGGGCCCTCTGGGTTCTGGAGGGTTTGTGCCCTTCAACTatgatggaattctccatggaGCAGCTCTATGTTTCTACTCGTTTGTGGGTTTTGATGACATTGTCACTAAAG GGGAAGAAGCCCCAAATCCTCATCGCTCCATCCCCATCAGCATCATGTCCACGGTCTTCATCTGCTTTTTGGCATATTTTGGTGTCTCGGCGACTCTCACCCTCATGGTGCCCTACTACCAGATTCAGCCTGACAGCCCCTTTCCGCAGGCTTTCCTCCATGTTGGGTGGGGCCCTGCCAGATATGTCGTGGCTGTTGgcatcctctgttttcttttatacAG ACTGCAGAGCTCCTTGTTCCCCGTGCCTCAGGTGATCCAAGAAATGGCAGAGGACGGGCTCCTATTCCGAGGACTTGCCCGGACCCATGCCCGCATGAAGACCCCCATCATGGCCACCGTGTCCTCTGGAATTCTTGCAG GGATCATGGCATTGCTCTTTGAGTTCAGTAATCTGGTGGACCTCATGTCGATTGGACACCTGCTGGTTTACTCCTTGGTGGCGTTTTTTGTCCTTGTCCTCAG GTACCAGCCAGACTGGAATTTAAGCAAGAATGAGAATACAGAAGACAAAGTTCAGATGAAGCCTCTAGTCAAGGAAAATCCTTTGGACTCTGAACCTGAAGCAGGGAGCTCAAAGACTCTAAAGGTTCTGTGGTTGCCTGTCagcaccacccccacccagaAATCTGCCCAGATTGTCTATGGATGTGCCTTCCTGCTTG CCTGTTCTCCTTGA